A window of the Bacteroidetes bacterium SB0662_bin_6 genome harbors these coding sequences:
- the ilvB gene encoding biosynthetic-type acetolactate synthase large subunit, translating to MSDMQGSSIPQHAPSVNGAPRMSGAEIFLRSLDAEGVEVVFGHPGGAVIKIYDEMARIKPKFKHVLVRHEQGGAHAAEGYAKATGKVGTVLVTSGPGATNTVTGIADAYMDSVPIVVFTGQVPTQLIGNDAFQECDTIGITRSITKHSFLVRDVRDLAPAVKKAYYIARTGRPGPVVVDLPKDVLLAETEFEYPKEVNLRGYRFKDKGDDAKIQRAAAMIAEANKPLFYVGGGAVNSNAADVLTRIARKARIPVTTTLHGLGAFPENDELSVGMLGMHGTWYANMAVQNSDLLIAVGARFDDRVTGKLESWAPHAKIIHIDIDPSSISKNVYVDCAIVGDVLDALTRLEPFVEACNTGEWLEQVQAWKEECPLIYDQGDGRLRAQYVLERLRHHTQGEAIVVTDVGQHQMWAAQYFQFLHARTHITSGGLGTMGFCFPAAMGAAFGMPDKTVVSISGDGGFIMNAQELCVAAAHGLPIKVVIINNNFLGMVRQWQELFHEERFSHTDLSDTNPDFVKLAEAHHCVGLRAETPDEVDEIIRKAWAVTDRPAVMEFRVTKEEMVFPMVPAGASTNEMITKRLTPDAFV from the coding sequence ATGTCTGATATGCAAGGAAGCAGCATACCGCAACATGCGCCGTCGGTTAACGGCGCGCCACGCATGAGCGGTGCGGAGATTTTTCTGCGTTCGCTCGATGCAGAAGGTGTGGAAGTGGTGTTCGGTCACCCTGGGGGAGCCGTCATCAAGATCTATGATGAGATGGCTCGCATCAAGCCGAAATTCAAGCATGTGCTGGTGCGGCATGAGCAAGGCGGCGCCCACGCTGCCGAGGGATACGCCAAGGCGACAGGTAAGGTGGGTACGGTGCTTGTAACCAGCGGACCCGGCGCCACCAACACGGTTACCGGTATTGCGGATGCCTACATGGATTCGGTACCTATTGTCGTTTTCACCGGGCAAGTGCCGACCCAACTCATCGGGAACGACGCGTTCCAGGAATGCGATACGATAGGCATCACCCGCAGTATCACAAAGCACAGCTTCCTGGTGCGCGATGTCCGGGATCTGGCCCCGGCTGTGAAGAAGGCCTATTACATCGCCCGGACGGGACGGCCCGGCCCCGTGGTCGTGGATTTGCCCAAGGATGTGCTTCTGGCGGAAACCGAATTCGAATACCCGAAGGAGGTCAATCTGCGTGGCTATCGTTTCAAAGACAAGGGGGATGACGCCAAAATCCAGCGCGCCGCGGCCATGATTGCCGAGGCGAATAAGCCTCTGTTCTATGTGGGCGGCGGGGCCGTGAATTCGAATGCGGCAGACGTGTTGACCCGGATTGCCCGGAAGGCGCGCATTCCGGTCACAACCACCCTGCACGGACTCGGAGCGTTTCCCGAGAACGATGAGCTTTCGGTGGGTATGCTTGGTATGCATGGCACATGGTACGCTAACATGGCGGTGCAGAACTCCGATCTGTTGATCGCTGTCGGAGCGCGGTTTGACGACCGGGTGACGGGTAAACTCGAGTCCTGGGCGCCGCATGCGAAAATCATCCATATCGATATCGATCCGTCCTCGATCTCCAAGAATGTCTACGTGGATTGCGCCATTGTAGGGGATGTACTCGATGCGCTCACCCGCCTTGAGCCTTTCGTCGAGGCGTGTAATACCGGAGAATGGCTCGAACAGGTGCAGGCCTGGAAGGAAGAATGCCCGCTGATCTACGACCAGGGGGACGGGCGCCTCCGTGCGCAGTATGTACTCGAGCGTCTTCGTCACCATACGCAGGGGGAGGCGATCGTGGTCACGGATGTGGGCCAGCACCAGATGTGGGCGGCCCAGTATTTTCAGTTTCTGCATGCGCGCACGCACATCACGTCGGGCGGCCTCGGTACGATGGGTTTTTGTTTTCCCGCGGCGATGGGCGCTGCGTTCGGCATGCCGGACAAGACGGTGGTTTCGATCAGCGGCGATGGAGGCTTCATCATGAATGCACAGGAACTATGTGTCGCCGCCGCGCACGGGCTGCCGATCAAGGTGGTCATCATAAACAACAATTTTCTGGGCATGGTGCGGCAATGGCAGGAGCTGTTCCACGAAGAGCGCTTCAGTCATACCGATCTGTCCGATACCAACCCGGACTTCGTCAAACTTGCAGAGGCGCATCACTGCGTGGGCCTGCGGGCGGAGACTCCGGATGAAGTCGATGAGATTATCCGGAAGGCATGGGCCGTCACCGATCGTCCTGCTGTGATGGAATTTCGTGTCACCAAGGAGGAAATGGTATTCCCGATGGTTCCTGCGGGCGCCTCCACCAACGAAATGATCACGAAGCGTCTGACGCCTGACGCCTTCGTATGA